TAACTACATATGGCCATTAGCTGGCAGAAATCTCGCACGTCGCACTGTACGCAACTGTGTTCGATGTAGGCGCTTACAGGGTCGTACGTTAACACCTATAATGGGCCATCTCCCGTCACAACGAACTATACCAGCATTTCCATTTCTTACGACAGGGGTAGACTTCGCAGGTccatttatgattttaaataagaaaggcCGCGGCGCAAAACTTTCAAAGTGTTACTTATGTCTTTTTATATGTTTCCGATACAAATGCGTGCATTTAGAAGCCGTAACAGAGCTGTCAAAGGATGCCTTTGTTATGACATTACGGAGATTTGTTGCCCGACGCGGCAAACCGCTTGAAATCTATTCCGATAACGGTAGGAATTTCGTTGCCGTTGCAAAGGAAATCGGTAGtttcttaaaagaaaatcaaaactCTCTATCGGAGTACGCAGCTaccgaaaatataaaatttcattttataccaACTTACGCTTCTCATTTTGGGGGATATTGGGAAGGCGGCATCAAGTCAGCTAAGCACCACATTAAAAGAGTAATGGGCAATTTAAATCTCACGTACGAAGAACTTTCTACTTTGTTTGCACAGGTGGAAGCTATTCTAAATAGCCGACCCTTATATCCTGTTTCTTCTTCCCCTCACGACCTTCTTTCTCTCACTCCAGGGCACTTCCTGATTGGCCGACCACTGTCTTCCCTGCCAGCTCCAGTCTTGGAGGAAGAAAAGGCTACTCGCCTGCAGCGCTATAACCGCATAGAGCAAGCTCGCCAGCATTTCTGGAGACGCTGGCAAAATGAATATGTCAGCGAGTTGCAGCAGCGATCCAAGTGGCGTACACAGAAGTGCAACCCTCTTCGTGTCGGGGATTTAGTTCTTCTCCAAGAGGACAACAATCCACCCCTTCATTGGCGTTTGGGACGTGTCATCCACTTACATCCCGGCATCGATGGTGTGAGCAGAGTTGCTGATATCATGACTGAGAGAGGCAGCGTACGGAGGCCATTTACAAGACTATGCCCTCTACCAAATCAAGATGATAACTAGAATACCGAAGGTATTCCAGGGGGGGTGCTTATGTACGCGCCTTCATTAATTTGTGGAGCAAATATTGCCTGCGACGCATTACCGATAATGTA
This genomic stretch from Vanessa atalanta chromosome 5, ilVanAtal1.2, whole genome shotgun sequence harbors:
- the LOC125064193 gene encoding uncharacterized protein LOC125064193 codes for the protein MHSFSDASISAYGACVYLRSIDSNGNVVVRLLCSKSKVNPSKPITIPRLELLGALLAARLCKSVLESLRCNITRIVHWCDSSVVLGWLNTSPNKLKTFVANRVVEICETTTPANWRHVPTNDNPADLISRGAKTNFLVESKLWWSGPSFLANSESEWPSLNKRTNYELPELKVSVALVVDPIIQFERFSNFIRLKRSFAYALRFIHNIKSLKTKKRGILTTDELQISFNYLCKFAQIQSFPDEYNALRQTQFISSKSILQSLNVFLDNSGIIRVGGRLEHSNYDYEKKHPIVLQSKHYLTILIFRYEHIKQMHAGPQLLLYTVRNYIWPLAGRNLARRTVRNCVRCRRLQGRTLTPIMGHLPSQRTIPAFPFLTTGVDFAGPFMILNKKGRGAKLSKCYLCLFICFRYKCVHLEAVTELSKDAFVMTLRRFVARRGKPLEIYSDNGRNFVAVAKEIGSFLKENQNSLSEYAATENIKFHFIPTYASHFGGYWEGGIKSAKHHIKRVMGNLNLTYEELSTLFAQVEAILNSRPLYPVSSSPHDLLSLTPGHFLIGRPLSSLPAPVLEEEKATRLQRYNRIEQARQHFWRRWQNEYVSELQQRSKWRTQKCNPLRVGDLVLLQEDNNPPLHWRLGRVIHLHPGIDGVSRVADIMTERGSVRRPFTRLCPLPNQDDN